The following proteins are co-located in the Bradyrhizobium sp. AZCC 2176 genome:
- the pyrH gene encoding UMP kinase, whose product MAEPVYRRVVIKLSGEYLAGSHSFGIDQPTIDRIADDLIAAQKLGVEVAVVIGGGNIVRGVEVSSRGVSRPTGDTMGMLATVMNCLALEAAVERKGTPARTLSAFVMPEISELFTRSAAHKYLSEGRIVLLGGGTGNPFFTTDTTAVLRAAEIGAQAVLKATNVDGVYSADPKKDPSAKRFDRLTHSQAIAGDYKVMDATAFALARETSLPIIVFSIAEPGSIGAILRGTGHGTVVAG is encoded by the coding sequence ATGGCTGAGCCGGTCTATCGTCGCGTCGTGATCAAGCTCTCGGGCGAGTATCTCGCGGGCAGCCACTCCTTCGGTATCGACCAGCCCACCATCGACCGCATCGCCGACGACCTGATCGCGGCCCAGAAGCTCGGCGTCGAGGTGGCTGTCGTGATCGGCGGCGGCAACATCGTTCGTGGCGTGGAAGTTTCCTCGCGCGGCGTGTCGCGCCCGACCGGCGATACCATGGGCATGCTCGCCACCGTGATGAACTGCCTGGCGCTGGAGGCGGCCGTCGAGCGCAAGGGAACGCCGGCGCGGACCCTGTCGGCGTTCGTGATGCCCGAGATTTCCGAGCTGTTCACCCGCAGTGCAGCGCACAAATATCTGTCCGAGGGGCGAATCGTGCTGCTCGGCGGCGGAACCGGCAATCCGTTCTTCACCACCGACACGACAGCGGTGCTGCGGGCGGCCGAGATCGGAGCGCAGGCGGTGCTCAAGGCGACCAATGTCGATGGCGTTTACAGCGCCGATCCAAAAAAGGACCCGTCGGCGAAGCGCTTCGACCGGCTGACGCACTCGCAGGCGATCGCCGGCGACTACAAGGTGATGGATGCGACCGCATTCGCGCTTGCCCGCGAGACGTCACTGCCTATCATCGTATTCTCGATCGCCGAGCCGGGTTCGATCGGCGCGATCCTGCGCGGGACCGGCCACGGCACGGTGGTTGCCGGCTGA
- a CDS encoding isoprenyl transferase, whose protein sequence is MPNAAAPATEGPDRSVPLHVAIIMDGNGRWAAARGLPRAEGHRRGVEALRRVVRAAHELGVLYLTIFSFSSENWSRPATEIGDLFGLLRRFIRNDLATLHRDGVRVRVIGEREGLEPDICTLLNEAEELTRANTELNLVVAFNYGSRQEIAGAAQRLAREVAEGKRDPASIDADALGRYLDAPDIPDPDLIIRTSGEQRLSNFLMWQAAYSELVFVPIHWPDFDKAALESAIAEYARRERRFGGLAAKTGS, encoded by the coding sequence ATGCCGAACGCCGCCGCCCCCGCCACGGAAGGACCGGATCGATCCGTCCCGTTGCATGTGGCGATCATCATGGACGGAAACGGGCGCTGGGCGGCAGCGCGCGGCTTGCCGCGTGCCGAAGGCCACCGCCGCGGTGTCGAGGCACTGCGTCGCGTCGTTCGCGCCGCCCATGAACTCGGCGTGCTTTACCTCACGATCTTCTCGTTCAGCTCCGAGAACTGGTCGCGGCCGGCGACCGAAATCGGCGATCTGTTCGGACTGCTCCGCCGCTTCATCCGCAACGATCTGGCGACGCTGCATCGCGACGGCGTGCGCGTGCGCGTGATCGGCGAGCGGGAAGGGCTGGAGCCCGATATCTGCACGCTATTGAACGAAGCCGAGGAACTGACCCGGGCCAACACCGAGCTCAATCTCGTGGTCGCATTCAATTACGGATCGCGCCAGGAGATCGCCGGCGCCGCGCAACGGCTGGCGCGCGAAGTGGCGGAAGGCAAGCGCGATCCCGCCTCGATCGACGCCGATGCGCTCGGCCGCTATCTCGATGCGCCTGACATTCCCGATCCCGACCTGATCATCCGCACCAGCGGCGAGCAGCGGTTGTCGAACTTCCTGATGTGGCAGGCGGCCTATAGCGAACTCGTGTTCGTGCCGATCCACTGGCCGGATTTCGACAAGGCCGCGCTGGAAAGCGCCATTGCCGAATACGCCAGACGGGAACGCCGTTTCGGCGGTCTGGCCGCGAAAACCGGATCGTGA
- a CDS encoding phosphatidate cytidylyltransferase, translating into MTEREAAPAAASPPDPRIRESESRNLVMRIAAAAVLIPLAVAIAYAGGWLWATLVTLAAIGLFAEWLAIVGLSAMRVTVPGVAALAIAGLCFAIGRLDAALIVLGVGFVAVVSIAPERRSWAAAGFLYAAAAEIASVLLRLDPVKGFAALMFVLLIVWVTDSGGYFAGRRIGGPKLWPRVSPKKTWAGAAGGFAASLAVACGFAAFDLGRIGPLLMLSGALSVVSQLGDLFESAVKRRFDVKDSGHIIPGHGGLMDRLDGFVAAVVVAALFGLLRGGADGVGRGLMVW; encoded by the coding sequence GTGACCGAACGCGAAGCCGCGCCGGCGGCAGCGAGCCCGCCCGATCCGCGAATTCGCGAATCTGAGTCGCGCAACCTCGTCATGCGCATCGCCGCAGCCGCCGTGCTGATTCCGCTTGCGGTTGCGATCGCCTATGCCGGCGGCTGGCTCTGGGCCACGCTGGTGACGCTGGCCGCCATCGGCCTGTTTGCGGAATGGCTCGCGATCGTCGGTCTCAGCGCGATGCGCGTGACGGTGCCGGGTGTGGCCGCGCTTGCGATCGCCGGGCTTTGTTTTGCGATTGGCCGCCTCGATGCCGCGCTGATCGTGCTCGGCGTCGGCTTCGTTGCCGTGGTGTCGATCGCGCCGGAGCGGCGAAGCTGGGCGGCGGCGGGATTTTTGTACGCGGCGGCGGCCGAGATCGCGTCGGTGCTGCTGCGCCTCGATCCCGTCAAGGGATTCGCCGCGCTGATGTTCGTGCTGCTGATCGTATGGGTGACCGACAGCGGCGGCTATTTCGCGGGTCGCCGCATTGGCGGTCCAAAACTTTGGCCGCGCGTCAGCCCGAAAAAGACCTGGGCGGGCGCCGCCGGCGGGTTCGCCGCCAGCCTCGCCGTGGCGTGCGGATTTGCCGCGTTCGATCTGGGCAGAATCGGGCCGTTATTGATGCTTTCCGGAGCCCTTTCGGTCGTTTCGCAGCTCGGCGATCTCTTCGAATCCGCCGTGAAGCGGCGTTTTGACGTAAAGGACTCAGGTCACATTATTCCCGGCCACGGCGGGCTAATGGATCGCCTGGATGGATTTGTCGCAGCCGTCGTCGTGGCGGCTCTTTTCGGTCTTCTGCGGGGCGGCGCCGATGGCGTCGGCCGCGGTCTTATGGTTTGGTGA
- the rseP gene encoding RIP metalloprotease RseP — protein MSEFFLSSFNTLGHGLIGYIIPFLFVLTIVVFFHELGHFLVARWAGVKVLTFSLGFGPELAGFNDRHGTRWKISAIPLGGYVKFFGDESEASTPASAETLAGMTEEERAGSFHHKKVGARAAIVAAGPIANFILAIVIFTCLFTFFGKPSTTARVDKIEASSAAERAGFQVGDIVTAIDGKKIGSFSDMQRFVSVRAGDTMTFTVKRGDSTLQLKGTPELREVKDPFGNTQRLGILGITRATSPGEVTTEKVDPASAFWLGIKETWFVIDQTLSYIGNIFTGRASADQIGGPIRIAQISGQVATLGLIPLLHLAAVLSISIGLLNLFPVPLLDGGHLLFYTAEVLRGRPLSEKSQEYGFRVGLVLVLMLMVFAFYNDFHQVPWLKGLFGRS, from the coding sequence ATGTCAGAGTTTTTTCTAAGCAGTTTCAATACGTTGGGCCATGGGCTCATTGGTTACATCATTCCCTTTTTGTTTGTTCTGACCATTGTCGTGTTCTTTCATGAACTCGGCCACTTCCTGGTCGCCCGATGGGCGGGCGTGAAGGTGTTGACGTTCTCGCTCGGCTTCGGGCCGGAACTCGCGGGCTTCAACGACCGTCATGGCACCCGCTGGAAGATCTCCGCGATCCCGCTTGGCGGCTATGTGAAGTTCTTCGGCGACGAATCGGAAGCCTCCACGCCTGCCTCGGCCGAAACGCTGGCCGGCATGACAGAGGAGGAGCGGGCGGGCAGTTTCCATCACAAGAAAGTTGGAGCGCGCGCGGCCATCGTGGCCGCCGGTCCGATCGCGAATTTCATTCTGGCGATAGTCATCTTCACCTGTCTCTTCACCTTCTTCGGCAAGCCGAGCACGACGGCGCGGGTCGACAAGATCGAAGCCAGCAGCGCCGCCGAGCGGGCAGGCTTTCAGGTCGGCGATATCGTTACCGCCATCGACGGCAAGAAGATCGGCAGCTTCTCCGACATGCAGCGCTTCGTCAGCGTCCGCGCCGGCGACACTATGACCTTCACCGTCAAGCGCGGTGATTCGACGCTGCAATTGAAGGGCACGCCGGAACTGCGCGAAGTGAAGGATCCCTTCGGAAACACGCAGCGGCTCGGGATTCTCGGCATCACCCGCGCGACCTCGCCGGGCGAAGTGACGACGGAGAAGGTCGATCCGGCCAGCGCGTTTTGGCTCGGAATCAAGGAAACTTGGTTCGTCATCGACCAGACGCTCTCCTATATCGGCAACATCTTCACCGGACGGGCGAGCGCCGACCAGATCGGCGGACCGATTCGGATCGCGCAAATTTCGGGCCAGGTCGCCACGCTGGGGCTGATTCCGCTGCTACATCTGGCGGCGGTACTGTCCATTTCGATCGGACTGCTCAATCTGTTCCCGGTGCCCTTGCTCGATGGCGGCCACCTTTTGTTCTATACGGCCGAGGTGCTGCGGGGCCGTCCTTTGTCGGAAAAATCCCAGGAATACGGGTTCCGCGTGGGGCTGGTTCTGGTGCTGATGTTGATGGTGTTCGCTTTCTATAATGACTTCCATCAGGTGCCTTGGCTGAAGGGGTTGTTCGGGAGATCTTAG
- the dxr gene encoding 1-deoxy-D-xylulose-5-phosphate reductoisomerase: MSAVPLRNNKAAVADARTVTVLGATGSIGDSTMDLLRGARDRYTVEALTANSNVEALAKLAKEFGARFAAIADPARLGELKAALAGTGIECGAGESAIIEAAARPADWVMAAVSGAAGLKPALAAVDRGAAVALANKECLVCAGDFFMQRAAKAGACILPADSEHNALFQALSSGNREELVRVIITASGGPFRTWAPADIEQATLEQALKHPNWSMGQKITIDSASMMNKGLEVIEASYLFALSADEIDVLVHPQSIIHGMVEFSDRSVVAQLGAPDMRIPIAHCLGWPERIVGPSARLDLAKIGQLTFEAPDFERFPGLRLAYEALRTGRGATTVFNAANEVAVAAFISGKIKFGSIARLVEATINDWIRAGNLAPLSSADDAISVDHNARNRAASLLPQIALKAS, encoded by the coding sequence ATGAGCGCAGTTCCATTGCGTAACAACAAGGCCGCGGTAGCGGATGCGCGCACTGTGACGGTGCTTGGCGCCACCGGTTCGATCGGCGACAGCACGATGGATTTGCTGCGCGGCGCGCGCGACCGCTATACCGTCGAGGCGCTGACCGCGAATTCCAATGTCGAAGCGCTGGCCAAACTCGCCAAGGAATTCGGCGCGCGATTCGCGGCGATCGCCGACCCGGCGCGACTCGGCGAACTGAAAGCCGCTTTGGCAGGCACAGGCATCGAATGCGGCGCCGGCGAAAGCGCCATCATCGAGGCCGCCGCGCGTCCCGCCGACTGGGTAATGGCGGCGGTGAGCGGTGCGGCCGGGTTGAAGCCGGCGCTCGCCGCGGTCGACCGCGGTGCGGCGGTCGCGCTCGCCAACAAGGAGTGCCTGGTCTGTGCCGGCGATTTCTTCATGCAGCGCGCGGCCAAAGCCGGCGCCTGCATCCTGCCGGCGGATTCCGAGCACAACGCACTGTTTCAGGCGCTCTCTTCCGGCAATCGCGAGGAACTGGTGCGCGTGATCATCACCGCCTCGGGCGGGCCGTTCCGCACCTGGGCGCCGGCCGACATCGAGCAGGCGACGCTGGAGCAGGCTCTGAAGCATCCGAACTGGAGCATGGGCCAGAAGATCACCATCGATTCGGCCTCGATGATGAACAAGGGCCTTGAAGTCATCGAAGCCTCCTACCTCTTCGCGCTTTCGGCCGACGAGATCGACGTTCTCGTGCATCCGCAGTCGATCATTCACGGCATGGTCGAATTCTCCGATCGTTCCGTGGTGGCGCAGCTCGGCGCGCCCGACATGCGCATTCCGATTGCGCACTGCCTTGGATGGCCCGAACGAATCGTTGGCCCCTCGGCAAGGCTCGATCTCGCAAAAATCGGACAGCTCACCTTCGAGGCGCCGGATTTCGAGCGGTTCCCGGGCTTGCGGCTGGCCTACGAAGCGTTACGTACGGGACGTGGTGCGACCACGGTATTCAACGCTGCCAATGAGGTGGCGGTGGCGGCGTTCATTTCCGGAAAGATCAAGTTCGGGTCGATCGCACGCCTTGTCGAAGCCACCATCAACGACTGGATTCGCGCCGGGAACCTTGCGCCCTTGAGCTCGGCCGACGACGCGATTTCCGTTGACCATAACGCGCGAAACAGAGCCGCCTCCCTATTGCCTCAAATTGCCTTAAAGGCATCGTAG
- the tsf gene encoding translation elongation factor Ts: protein MATISAAMVKELRESTGAGMMDCKAALTETSGDMQAAQDWLRKKGLSKAAKKAGRVAAEGLIGSVTSGTKGVVVEVNSETDFVARNEQFQGLVKMIAQVAQRVGGDVEAIKAAKVGDVTVETAISDAIATIGENMTLRRAALLEVGKGVVASYIHGAVIDGAGKMGVLVALESAGQTDELTHLGRQLAMHVAATNPQALDPSGLDPAVVKREKDVLADKYRQQGKPENVIEKIVESGLKTYYKEVCLLEQAFIHDEKGKSVAQAVKEAEGKIGAPVKITGFVRYALGEGIEKQETDFAAEVAAASGKK from the coding sequence ATGGCAACGATCTCTGCGGCGATGGTCAAGGAACTGCGCGAGTCGACCGGCGCAGGCATGATGGACTGCAAGGCAGCGCTGACCGAAACCTCCGGCGACATGCAGGCTGCCCAGGATTGGCTGCGCAAGAAGGGCCTGTCGAAGGCCGCCAAAAAGGCTGGCCGGGTGGCGGCTGAAGGCCTGATCGGCTCGGTGACGTCGGGCACCAAGGGCGTCGTGGTCGAGGTCAACTCCGAAACCGATTTCGTAGCCCGCAACGAGCAGTTCCAGGGCCTCGTCAAGATGATCGCGCAGGTCGCGCAGCGCGTCGGCGGCGATGTGGAAGCGATCAAGGCCGCGAAGGTCGGCGACGTCACGGTCGAGACCGCCATTTCGGACGCCATCGCCACCATCGGCGAGAACATGACGCTGCGCCGTGCGGCTTTGCTCGAAGTGGGCAAAGGCGTGGTGGCAAGCTACATCCATGGCGCCGTGATCGATGGCGCCGGCAAGATGGGCGTGCTGGTCGCGCTCGAATCGGCCGGCCAGACCGATGAGCTCACCCATCTCGGCCGTCAGTTGGCGATGCATGTGGCCGCGACCAACCCGCAGGCGCTGGATCCGTCCGGCCTCGACCCCGCGGTCGTAAAGCGCGAGAAGGACGTACTGGCCGACAAGTATCGCCAGCAGGGCAAGCCGGAGAACGTGATCGAGAAGATCGTCGAGTCCGGCCTGAAGACCTATTACAAGGAAGTCTGCCTGCTGGAGCAGGCGTTCATCCACGACGAAAAGGGCAAGTCGGTAGCCCAGGCGGTAAAGGAAGCCGAAGGCAAGATCGGCGCGCCGGTGAAGATTACCGGATTTGTGCGCTATGCTCTCGGCGAGGGAATCGAAAAGCAGGAAACCGATTTCGCAGCCGAGGTCGCGGCGGCCAGCGGCAAGAAGTAA
- the frr gene encoding ribosome recycling factor: MPTPGFDINELKRRMQGATHSLKHELGGLRTGRAAASMLEPVQVEAYGSHMPLNQLATVSVPEPRLLSVQVWDKSMVKAVEKAIVDSNLGLSPATEGQVLRLRIPELNEERRKELVKVAHKYAEAAKVAVRHVRRDGLDIVKKLEKNHEISEDDQERLAHEVQKATDGTIAEIDQLLAAKEKEILTV; this comes from the coding sequence ATGCCCACGCCCGGTTTTGACATCAACGAATTGAAGCGCCGCATGCAAGGCGCGACCCACTCGCTCAAGCACGAGCTGGGCGGCCTGCGGACCGGCCGCGCGGCGGCATCCATGCTGGAGCCGGTGCAGGTCGAGGCGTACGGCTCGCACATGCCCCTCAACCAGCTCGCGACCGTCAGCGTGCCCGAGCCGCGCCTGCTTTCCGTCCAGGTATGGGACAAGTCCATGGTGAAGGCCGTCGAAAAGGCGATCGTCGATTCCAATCTCGGCCTCTCGCCCGCGACCGAAGGACAGGTGCTGCGCCTGCGGATTCCCGAGCTCAATGAGGAGCGGCGCAAGGAACTGGTGAAAGTCGCGCATAAATACGCCGAAGCCGCCAAGGTTGCGGTCCGCCATGTCCGTCGCGACGGACTGGATATCGTCAAGAAGCTCGAGAAGAATCACGAGATTTCCGAAGACGATCAGGAACGGCTCGCCCACGAGGTGCAGAAGGCGACCGACGGAACGATTGCGGAAATCGATCAGTTGCTTGCGGCGAAGGAAAAGGAAATCCTCACCGTTTGA